GCTGTACATCGTTATGTATGGCACAGACCACTCAGTACACTAAAATCCTTTTATCAAAAAAGACAGGAAAAGAAGTGACTTCCTATTCCGGAGGCTATGGGACGGCTTATGATTTTAAAACCAGGTCTCAAAGTATCGTCGATTCCTTAGGTAATATTACGTTTGAAACTTCTCCTAAAGAAAGGGTTTCACATATTGTAAAAAACAGGTTTATCCTCACTTCCGAAGAATCCGCCCGTGTAGTTGAATCAGCGGTTATCGATGAAAAAGGAAACAGGATGATCCCATCTGATAACCAGAGTTTCAATATGCCATGGCTCAGCAATGAATGGATCATATCCTCAAAGCAAGGTAAAGATGCCGTTTACGATTATAACGGAAAACAGATCATTCCTTATTCGGACAGGATAAGGCTTGCAGGAAAGAAACGGTTTTTCGTTTTGAAGGAGAATCAATGGTTTCTATATGATTTCCGGGGAAAGCAAATGAGCAGCAGAGGCTTTAAAAAAGACTATGATTTTGAAGGTGAAAGAGCACTGATCATCAATGAAAACGGACAGAGTGAAATCATTGGAACAGAAGGACAGACCCTTCATCAGTTTTCTAAGCAAATAGTTAATATCCATTCCTATCCTTATCTTATTACAAAAAAACAGTCAACCGGAAAATATGGTATCATAGACACCGAAGAAAATATCCTTGCAAAAGAAATCTTTGATGGTGCTGTACCAGAATATTTCAGTGGCCAAAACTATATTTATCTGAAGAAAAAAGGGAAAACAACTGTTTTTAACAAGAAGGAAAAGAAGTTATATCCTAACAATTTTAAAGATCTGGTTCCTTTATCCAAAGATCTTTTCAGCTTTTACAGCAATTCTGCAAAAAAAACAGGAGTTGTCAATCTGTCGGGAGAAACAGTAGTCGCGCCGGAATACGATTTTGTAAAAAGTTTTAAGATTTCAGGAAAAGATTTTATTTATCTTAAAAAAGAAAAAGAAGAAAAGCTTCTGAATAAGGATCTGCAGAACATTCTGGATGCAAATACCCAGGTCATTGCTTTTTATCCAGATTTTCTGATCATTAAAAAAGATAGTGTTTATTACACATTTTCAGTTTCAAACAGGTCTTTAACTGTGCTGAAAGATATTGTTTTCATTAAAGAACAGGAACCCGATTTTTATAATATCCTGAACCTGTATTCAAAACCGGCAGTTTGTAAAAATAGCAGTAATTTATATGGCATCCTCAACGAAAACGGCAAAGAAATTGTTCCTTTCACCTATGATGATATTGTGGTATTTGAAAATTCTGAAAATGAAATTATCGTAAAAAAAGACGGCAAATATGGAGTAATTAACTTTCAGAATGAACCTCTGAAAGAAATTGTATACGATAAATACGTTTGGCAGAAAGAAGTTCTGAAGCTTGATAAAGACAGGAAAACAGACGTTATTTATTTCACCAGATTTAAGAACATCGGCAGCAGTCTTTAGTAATATGATAAAAAACAGCGAAAAAAAATAAGTAATTTGATGATTTGGAATGCATTGAATAACAATTTATAATATCTTTGCGCACTGTTTAATCCATATAAAATTAAATATACTATATTGCCGTTTTCCAGAAACGGAATAATTGTAAGAATATAATTGTCAAGAGATATGAAACTATTAGAAGGAAAAGTAGCGCTAATTACAGGAGCTACAAGAGGAATCGGAAAAGCAATCGCTGAAATGTACGCTAACCAGGGTGCAAAAGTAGCTTTTACTTATGCCGGCTCTGTAGACAAAGCTAAAGAATTAGAAGCAGCTTTAAGTTCTGTAACCCAGATTAAAGGATACCAGTCCGATGCATCAGATTATGATGCTGCTCAAAAACTGATTGATGATGTAATGGAGGAGTTCGGAAAAATTGATATTTTAATCAACAATGCAGGGATTACAAAAGATAATCTTCTGCTGAGAATGTCTAAAGAAGACTGGGACGTAATCATGAGAGTAAATCTGGATTCTGTGTTCAACCTTACTAAAGCGGTGATTAAACCGATGATGAAGGCTAAATCAGGATCTATCATCAATATGACTTCGGTTGTTGGAATAAGCGGAAACGCAGGACAATCGAACTACGCAGCTTCTAAAGCTGGGGTTATTGGATTTACAAAGTCTATTGCAGTAGAATTAGGCTCAAGAAACATCAGATGCAACGCTGTCGCTCCAGGATTCATTGAAACTGAAATGACTGCCGTTCTGGATGAAAAAGTAATCCAGGGATGGAAAGATCAGATCCCGGCAAAAAGACTTGGACAAACCGAGGATGTTGCCAATGCATGTGTTTTCTTAGGAAGTGATATGGCTTCTTACATTACAGGACAGACATTGCAGGTAGACGGAGGAATGTTAACTTAATAGATAACAAAAAACGATAAAAAAGCCAGATCTTTACGATCTGGCTTTTGTTTATTTAATCTTTAAAGACTTGGTTTTCCTGCTCCTGTACCCTGATAAAAGTAGTTCTTTTAGAAAGCTCTTTAAGTTTTGATGCTCCTACATACGTACACGTAGAACGCACACCACCGAGAATATCCTTTACGGTTTCTGAAACCGGTCCTTTGTAAGCAGCTTTTACTGTTTTTCCTTCTGATGCACGGTATTCAGCAACACCACCAGAATGTTTATCCATTGCTGTTTTGGAACTCATTCCGTAAAACAGGCGGTATTTTTTTCCGTTTTCTTCAATGATCTCCCCGCCGCTTTCATCATGTCCGGCAAACATTCCGCCAAGCATCACAAAATCAGCACCGCCTCCGAAAGCTTTGGCTACATCTCCCGGAACCTTGCAGCCTCCGTCGGCAATAATATGACCTCCCAGTCCGTGGGCAGCATCAGAGCACTCAATGATTGCAGAAAGTTGTGGATAGCCTACCCCTGTTTTTACACGGGTGGTGCAAACCGAACCGGGGCCAATTCCTACTTTGATGATATCCGCTCCGGCCAGAAGAAGCTCTTCCACCATTTCTCCGGTTACTACATTACCTGCCATAATAATCTTATCCGGAAAATTAGCTCTTGCGCGCTTCACAAACTCCACAAAATGCTCAGAATAGCCATTCGCTACATCAATGCAGAGAAACTCAATTTTCGGGTGCTTTTCGATGATCGTTCTGAGTTTCTCTTCATCAGCCTTTCCGGTTCCTGTACTTAAAGCGATATACTGATGAATGCTATCAGGCTGGCTGTTAAGAAATGCACTCCATTCTTCAGGCGTATAATGTTTGTGCACTGCTGTGATGATTTTATCTTTAGCAAGTTCCAACGCCATTTCAAAAGTACCAACTGTATCCATATTGGCGGCAATCAGCGGAACACCGCTCCATTTTTTTTGAGTGTGTCTGAAGGTGAATTCCCTTTCCAGATCAACTTCCGAACGGGATTTTAAAGTTGAACGTTTGGGACGGAACATGACATCCTTGAACCCCAGTTTTATTTCATATTCTATACGCATCTGGTAATTATTTATCAGAATAAAGGTAGTGAATAATATGAAATGGTTTATTTTTGAACCTATGGATTTTCCTGTAACTTTTGAAATCTTCGGCCGTACGGTTCTTGCACATCCGCTTTTTGAAGCGGTAGGAATGTTCCTTGGGATGCGGTATTATTTTTATCTTAAAAGAAAATCCAGTGAGAAGCTTTCTTTCAATACCTCTGCTGCCGTATTGATAGGAGCCACAGCAGGAGCATTAATCGGTTCCAAACTCATCGGAAATCTGGAAAATCCGTACATTATTTTTGAAAACTTCAGCTTTACAAAATTCTGGTCTAATAATACGATCGTAGGAGGTCTTGCTTTCGGATTGATAGGGGTAGAGCTGGCTAAGAAAATAGTACATCATAAAGAAAGTACGGGAGATCTGATTGTTTTTCCGCTGATGCTGGCCATCATTATCGGAAGAATAGGCTGCTTCCTGACCGGAATTTATGAAGAAACCTATGGAATTCCTACCAGTTCTGTTTTTGGAATGCATCTGGGCGATCAATATCTCAGGCATCCTGTTGCCCTTTATGAAATTGCTTTTTTAATGATACTCTGGATTGTCTTAAAATATATTCAGACCCGGAATAAATTCGCTTCAGGATTTGTTTTTCAGTTATTTATGCTCAGCTATTTTACATTCCGGTTTTTCCTGGATTTTATTAAACCGAGAGCTGAGATCATCGGAAAACTTGGAACGATACAGCTGGTATGTATTTGTGTAATTATTTACTACATTTATACCATTAAAAATACCCAATCTCTCTATTTAAAATATTCAAAATGAAAAATTTAACAATTCTGGAAGCAGGAGGCCTGTTGGGTCTGGTGATTATGATCATCGGTTTGATCATTCTGGGAGCACTTTTGATTTCGCTGGTCATAACGGTTATCGTAAAGATGATCTATGAATCTAAGGATGAGAGAAAATTCAGTAAAAAACAGTTTATACAGACCATGCTGATCTGTCTTCTGATTTGTGGTCTTATCAGTGGATATATTTGTGGATGAGTATTTTAAAATTAAATTATGCCAGTAAGAAATTATACCTATTACGATTATACCATCAGCCTTTGCCCTGATTGCCTTAAAAGGGTAGGAGCCAAGATCATTATAGAGGATGAAGCCGTTTTCATGACGAAAAGATGCCCGGACCATGGGTTTTTCAAAACAAAAATTGCTTCAGATGTGCAATATTATAAAAACATAAGAAATTACAACAAAGCATCAGAAATGCCCGTGCATTTTGGAACGGATGTGGAATATGGATGTCCTTACGACTGCGGGTTGTGTGTAGATCACGAGCAGCACAGCTGTCTTTCTATTGTGGAAGTGACGGATCGGTGTAATCTAACCTGTCCTACGTGCTATGCTATGTCTTCTCCTCATTACGGAAGCCACAGAAGTCTGGAAGAAATTGAGGCCATGTTTGATACCATCGTGAAAAATGAAGGCGAGCCGGACGTGGTCCAGATCAGTGGGGGAGAACCCACCATTCATCCAGAGTTTTTTAAGATTATGGATATTGCCAAATCAAAGCCGATCAAACATCTGATGTTGAATACCAACGGAATAAGAATTGCCAATGATCCCGGATTTGCTGAAAAACTGGCATCTTATGCTCCTGAATTTGAAGTCTATCTCCAGTTTGATTCTTTTAAGCCGGAAGTGCTTGAAGATTTCAGAGGTAAAGACCTTAGCTCAGTCAGAATGAAGGCACTGGAAAAGCTGAATGAGCTTAACCTTTCCACCACCTTGGTGATTGTGCTCCAGAAAGGTAAAAATATTGATGAAATAGGGAAGATCATTGAATTTGCCCTAAAGCAGAAATGTGTAAGAGGAATTACTTTCCAGCCTGTAGAAATTGCAGGAAGAAACAGGGAAGATTCTGCTCATGAGAA
This region of Chryseobacterium vaccae genomic DNA includes:
- a CDS encoding WG repeat-containing protein; translation: MAQTTQYTKILLSKKTGKEVTSYSGGYGTAYDFKTRSQSIVDSLGNITFETSPKERVSHIVKNRFILTSEESARVVESAVIDEKGNRMIPSDNQSFNMPWLSNEWIISSKQGKDAVYDYNGKQIIPYSDRIRLAGKKRFFVLKENQWFLYDFRGKQMSSRGFKKDYDFEGERALIINENGQSEIIGTEGQTLHQFSKQIVNIHSYPYLITKKQSTGKYGIIDTEENILAKEIFDGAVPEYFSGQNYIYLKKKGKTTVFNKKEKKLYPNNFKDLVPLSKDLFSFYSNSAKKTGVVNLSGETVVAPEYDFVKSFKISGKDFIYLKKEKEEKLLNKDLQNILDANTQVIAFYPDFLIIKKDSVYYTFSVSNRSLTVLKDIVFIKEQEPDFYNILNLYSKPAVCKNSSNLYGILNENGKEIVPFTYDDIVVFENSENEIIVKKDGKYGVINFQNEPLKEIVYDKYVWQKEVLKLDKDRKTDVIYFTRFKNIGSSL
- the fabG gene encoding 3-oxoacyl-[acyl-carrier-protein] reductase produces the protein MKLLEGKVALITGATRGIGKAIAEMYANQGAKVAFTYAGSVDKAKELEAALSSVTQIKGYQSDASDYDAAQKLIDDVMEEFGKIDILINNAGITKDNLLLRMSKEDWDVIMRVNLDSVFNLTKAVIKPMMKAKSGSIINMTSVVGISGNAGQSNYAASKAGVIGFTKSIAVELGSRNIRCNAVAPGFIETEMTAVLDEKVIQGWKDQIPAKRLGQTEDVANACVFLGSDMASYITGQTLQVDGGMLT
- a CDS encoding GMP reductase translates to MRIEYEIKLGFKDVMFRPKRSTLKSRSEVDLEREFTFRHTQKKWSGVPLIAANMDTVGTFEMALELAKDKIITAVHKHYTPEEWSAFLNSQPDSIHQYIALSTGTGKADEEKLRTIIEKHPKIEFLCIDVANGYSEHFVEFVKRARANFPDKIIMAGNVVTGEMVEELLLAGADIIKVGIGPGSVCTTRVKTGVGYPQLSAIIECSDAAHGLGGHIIADGGCKVPGDVAKAFGGGADFVMLGGMFAGHDESGGEIIEENGKKYRLFYGMSSKTAMDKHSGGVAEYRASEGKTVKAAYKGPVSETVKDILGGVRSTCTYVGASKLKELSKRTTFIRVQEQENQVFKD
- a CDS encoding prolipoprotein diacylglyceryl transferase, which produces MKWFIFEPMDFPVTFEIFGRTVLAHPLFEAVGMFLGMRYYFYLKRKSSEKLSFNTSAAVLIGATAGALIGSKLIGNLENPYIIFENFSFTKFWSNNTIVGGLAFGLIGVELAKKIVHHKESTGDLIVFPLMLAIIIGRIGCFLTGIYEETYGIPTSSVFGMHLGDQYLRHPVALYEIAFLMILWIVLKYIQTRNKFASGFVFQLFMLSYFTFRFFLDFIKPRAEIIGKLGTIQLVCICVIIYYIYTIKNTQSLYLKYSK
- a CDS encoding radical SAM protein, which translates into the protein MPVRNYTYYDYTISLCPDCLKRVGAKIIIEDEAVFMTKRCPDHGFFKTKIASDVQYYKNIRNYNKASEMPVHFGTDVEYGCPYDCGLCVDHEQHSCLSIVEVTDRCNLTCPTCYAMSSPHYGSHRSLEEIEAMFDTIVKNEGEPDVVQISGGEPTIHPEFFKIMDIAKSKPIKHLMLNTNGIRIANDPGFAEKLASYAPEFEVYLQFDSFKPEVLEDFRGKDLSSVRMKALEKLNELNLSTTLVIVLQKGKNIDEIGKIIEFALKQKCVRGITFQPVEIAGRNREDSAHEKITLTEVRQEILNQFPLLNGDDIIPVPCNPDALAMGYILKLQGEIIPLTRYINPADLLNNESRNTIVYEQDQGLHMQLLDIFSTGISVDKVKPKVNQLLCCLPEVCAPDLDYDNLFRIIIMNFMDAHDFDVRAVKKSCVHIVDKNLKLIPFETMNLFYRDEKKEYLEELRREDKVLF